In Embleya scabrispora, the DNA window ACCTGGTCCGGCGGATCCGCGACGAGTGGGGCACCACGGTCTTCCTGACCACGCACTATCTCGACGAGGCGGACGCGCTCGCCGACCGCCTCGTGGTCGTCGACTCCGGCCGGGTCGTCGCCGAGGGCACCGCACACGCGCTCAAGACCGAGTACGCCGGCTCCCCCGACGCCTCGCTCCAGGACGCCTTCATCGCCATCACCGGCCGGCGCGCCCCCGCGCCCGCCGGGACTCCGATCGCCGTCTGACCGGCCGAGGTGACCATGTCCACGCCATCCGCGCCCTCCGCGGCGTCCACGCCGGCGGCGCCGGCCACTCCCGCCCCGAGCACCCCGTCCGCGTCGGCCACGCTCCTGACCGACACCCTGCTGATCTTCGGCCGCTACCTGCGCCAGACCCTGGCCGCCCGGATCGGGTTGGTGTTCGGGCTGCTGCAACCCCTGCTGTTCCTGGTCCTGTTCGGGCCGCTCCTGCGCGAGGTCCCGCTCGGCGGGAGGGGCGACTCCTGGCAGACCCTCGTCCCCGGCCTGCTGGTGCAACTCGGGCTGTTCAGCGCCGCGTTCGCCGGTTTCGGCATCCTGATCGAAAAGCAGCAGGGCATCCTGGAGCGGATGCGGGTGACCCCGGTGAGCCGCGTGGCGCTGCTGCTCGGCCGGGTGCTCAAGGACATCGTGCAACTGCTGGTCCAGTCGCTGCTGCTGGTCCTGGTCGGGGTGGCCTTCGGGCTGCGCGCGCCGATCCCGGGGATGCTGGTCGGATTCGGCTTCGTCGCACTGATGACCGCGTCGATCGCGTCGCTGTCCTACGCGTTGGCGATGCGGGTGGACTCCCCGCAGGAGTTCGCCCCGGTGGTGAACTCGGTCAACCTGCCGGTGATGCTGCTGTCCGGGATCCTGCTGCCGATGTCGCTCGCCCCGGACTGGCTGGACGGGCTCTCCCGGGCCAACCCGCTGCGGTACGTGGTCCTGGCGGTGCGCTCGGCGTTCGTCGGGGACTACGGGGCGACGGTCGGCACGGGGGCGACGGCGGCCCTCGGCCTGACCGCGGTGTCGATCCTGGCGGCGGTACGGCTGTTCCGGCGGGCCGGGGCATAGCCGTCGGCCGGCCCGGGGGCCTCGGCGGCGCGGCGCGGGTGCCTACCCGTACCGCGCCGCCGTCGCGCGTGCGGTGGCGGCGATCGCGGCGCGCAGTTCGGGCGGGCCCAGGACCTCCACCCCCGGCCCCAGTCGCAGCAGT includes these proteins:
- a CDS encoding ABC transporter permease; this encodes MSTPSAPSAASTPAAPATPAPSTPSASATLLTDTLLIFGRYLRQTLAARIGLVFGLLQPLLFLVLFGPLLREVPLGGRGDSWQTLVPGLLVQLGLFSAAFAGFGILIEKQQGILERMRVTPVSRVALLLGRVLKDIVQLLVQSLLLVLVGVAFGLRAPIPGMLVGFGFVALMTASIASLSYALAMRVDSPQEFAPVVNSVNLPVMLLSGILLPMSLAPDWLDGLSRANPLRYVVLAVRSAFVGDYGATVGTGATAALGLTAVSILAAVRLFRRAGA